In Musa acuminata AAA Group cultivar baxijiao chromosome BXJ2-3, Cavendish_Baxijiao_AAA, whole genome shotgun sequence, the following proteins share a genomic window:
- the LOC103976881 gene encoding probable E3 ubiquitin-protein ligase RHG1A, with protein sequence MDEYVSNRTSRGESFARRGSNLSFRDHSQEDRHVQNYRRSGCSSRVGSTRGPQVVTPERHKHVRAPFRSASGKAIAGSTSKSSSISGSHRKAFQEQHDQTFLQESVVEERSTRQQIDDIDSNDRQVRANNFNSEGRQARKEDTDSVSLTTNSRKSSFLKGVSTAKSKSSNGCSSASSSKMHKQISGQLVSGNQEASSSSFVPRSFAVSSRNSASAAKSFSQVLDTESPRCGLQNLSCTSISDVCPSGCSSDLTGDKRIVMVRKRQSDGESSATSGRGSNASLGGGYSGSTYSETFVPHLPISGRIMHQSVSRSRSRLTIRDGAVSVRTQRASPGDNRMRPSEEGNGSTLALDDPTPTPQLQQMHFSVPEAVHESSTTAFTTDLPYVFNDSSGRPSSSNCVIRSRSVSRPESSSTPITHRFFGDRHGHRRLNMEGVAEVLLALERIERNEELTYEQLLVLETNVLWGALRFHDQHRDMRMDIDNMSYEELLALEEKMGTVSTALTEEQMTKCLKRITYACASLVPGITSHDNDDAKCSICQEDYIDGEEVGRLPCEHLYHVACIDQWLQQKNWCPICKSSALPSKETAQN encoded by the exons ATGGATGAATATGTGAGTAACAGAACTAGCAGAGGAGAGAGTTTTGCTAGAAGGGGATCCAACTTATCTTTCAGAGATCATAGCCAAGAAGATAGACATGTCCAGAACTACAGGAGGTCGGGATGCAGTAGCAGAGTTGGTTCGACAAGGGGTCCCCAAGTTGTGACTCCTGAAAGGCACAAACATGTGAGGGCTCCTTTTCGCTCTGCGAGCGGCAAGGCAATAGCTGGAAGCACTTCAAAATCATCTTCTATCTCTGGTAGCCATAGAAAAGCATTCCAGGAACAGCATGACCAGACATTTCTACAGGAATCAGTTGTGGAAGAACGTAGTACCAGACAACAGATTGATGACATTGACAGCAATGATCGACAGGTTCGAGCAAACAATTTCAATTCCGAAGGTAGACAAGCGAGGAAAGAAGATACAGATTCTGTTTCCTTAACAACCAACAGTCGTAAATCTTCATTTCTCAAGGGGGTTTCCACAGCCAAGTCTAAGTCATCCAATGGTTGCAGCAGTGCATCAAGTTCAAAAATGCATAAACAGATCAGTGGACAGTTGGTTTCAGGAAATCAGGAAGCTTCTTCGAGTTCCTTTGTTCCACGCTCCTTTGCTGTATCCAGTAGGAATTCCGCTAGTGCTGCCAAATCCTTCTCACAAGTTCTGGACACCGAGTCACCAAGATGTGGTCTTCAAAATCTAAGTTGCACATCGATATCTGATGTTTGTCCTTCAGGTTGTTCCTCTGATTTAACTGGTGATAAGAGGATTGTTATGGTAAGAAAGAGACAATCTGATGGAGAGAGTTCTGCAACCAGTGGCAGGGGGTCAAATGCCTCTCTGGGTGGAGGTTACTCGGGTTCCACTTACTCTGAGACTTTTGTCCCACATCTGCCCATTTCAGgccgaatcatgcatcaatcagttTCAAGGTCCAGAAGCCGGCTTACCATTAGGGATGGAGCAGTTTCAGTTAGAACACAGCGGGCTTCTCCTGGAGATAATAGAATGAGGCCATCTGAAGAAGGGAATGGTAGCACCCTTGCACTTGATGACCCTACTCCAACCCCCCAACTTCAGCAGATGCATTTTTCTGTACCAGAAGCAGTACATGAGAGTTCGACAACAGCATTTACCACAGATTTGCCATATGTCTTCAATGATTCATCTGGACGACCAAGTTCAAGCAACTGTGTTATTCGAAGCAGATCGGTTTCCCGCCCTGAAAGTAGCAGCACACCAATCACCCATCGCTTTTTTGGAGATCGGCATGGCCACCGACGCCTCAACATGGAAGGAGTTGCAGAG GTGCTATTGGCATTAGAGCGGATTGAACGCAATGAAGAGTTAACATATGAG CAATTATTGGTTCTCGAGACAAATGTATTGTGGGGGGCACTAAGGTTCCACGATCAGCACAGAGACATGAGAATGGACATCGATAATATGTCCTATGAG GAACTATTAGCTTTGGAGGAGAAAATGGGTACTGTTAGCACAGCTCTTACAGAAGAGCAGATGACAAAATGTCTCAAGAGAATCACATATGCATGTGCCTCCCTGGTCCCTGGAATAACTTCTCATGATAATGATGATGCCAAATGCAGCATATGTCAG